Proteins found in one Balaenoptera musculus isolate JJ_BM4_2016_0621 chromosome 4, mBalMus1.pri.v3, whole genome shotgun sequence genomic segment:
- the VPS26C gene encoding vacuolar protein sorting-associated protein 26C isoform X2, whose translation MGTALDIKVKRANKVYHAGYTLRCDMRRSLLAKDLTKTCEFIVHSAPQKGKLTPSPVDFTVTPETLQNVKERALLPKFLIRGHLNSTNCVITQPLTGELVVESSEAAIKSIELQLVRVETCGCAEGYARDATEIQNIQIADGDVCRGLSVPIYMVFPRLFTCPTLETTNFKVEFEVNIVVLLHPEHLITENFPLKLCRV comes from the exons TATACCCTGCGCTGTGACATGAGGCGGTCCCTGCTGGCCAAGGACTTGACCAAGACCTGTGAATTCATCGTTCACTCTGCT CCTCAGAAGGGGAAACTGACTCCGAGTCCCGTGGACTTCACTGTCACACCTGAAACCTTACAGAATGTCAAAGAG AGAGCCTTGCTTCCCAAATTTCTCATCAGAGGACATCTCAACTCGACCAACTGTGTTATCACACAGCCGCTAACGGGAGAGCTGGTGGTGGAGAGCTCGGAGGCCGCCATCAAAAGCATCGAGCTGCAGCTGGTGCGCGTGGAGACCTGCG GCTGTGCAGAAGGGTACGCCCGCGATGCCACAGAGATTCAGAACATTCAGATCGCCGACGGGGACGTGTGTCGGGGCCTCTCTGTCCCCATATACATGGTCTTCCCCCGGCTCTTCACCTGCCCGACACTGGAGACCACCAACTTCAAAGTGG AGTTCGAGGTTAACATCGTTGTGCTGCTTCACCCTGAGCACCTCATCACAGAGAACTTCCCGCTGAAGCTCTGCAGGGTGTAG
- the VPS26C gene encoding vacuolar protein sorting-associated protein 26C isoform X1 — protein sequence MGTALDIKVKRANKVYHAGEMLSGVVVVSGKDSVQHQGVSLTVEGTVNLQLSAKSVGVFEAFYNSVKPIQIINSTIEMVKPGKFPSGKTEIPFEFPLHVKGNRVLYETYHGVFVNIQYTLRCDMRRSLLAKDLTKTCEFIVHSAPQKGKLTPSPVDFTVTPETLQNVKERALLPKFLIRGHLNSTNCVITQPLTGELVVESSEAAIKSIELQLVRVETCGCAEGYARDATEIQNIQIADGDVCRGLSVPIYMVFPRLFTCPTLETTNFKVEFEVNIVVLLHPEHLITENFPLKLCRV from the exons gaaatGCTCTCCGGGGTGGTGGTCGTATCTGGGAAGGATTCGGTCCAGCACCAGGGAGTCTCCTTGACAGTGGAAGGAACCGTGAACCTCCAACTCAGCGCCAAGAGTGTGGGTGTGTTCGAAGCATTCTATAATTCTGTTAAG CCCATCCAGATTATCAACAGTACCATCGAAATGGTGAAACCAGGAAAATTTCCCAGTGGCAAAACAGAAATTCCTTTTGAATTTCCTCTGCACGTGAAGGGTAACAGAGTTCTGTATGAGACTTACCACGGCGTGTTTGTCAACATTCAG TATACCCTGCGCTGTGACATGAGGCGGTCCCTGCTGGCCAAGGACTTGACCAAGACCTGTGAATTCATCGTTCACTCTGCT CCTCAGAAGGGGAAACTGACTCCGAGTCCCGTGGACTTCACTGTCACACCTGAAACCTTACAGAATGTCAAAGAG AGAGCCTTGCTTCCCAAATTTCTCATCAGAGGACATCTCAACTCGACCAACTGTGTTATCACACAGCCGCTAACGGGAGAGCTGGTGGTGGAGAGCTCGGAGGCCGCCATCAAAAGCATCGAGCTGCAGCTGGTGCGCGTGGAGACCTGCG GCTGTGCAGAAGGGTACGCCCGCGATGCCACAGAGATTCAGAACATTCAGATCGCCGACGGGGACGTGTGTCGGGGCCTCTCTGTCCCCATATACATGGTCTTCCCCCGGCTCTTCACCTGCCCGACACTGGAGACCACCAACTTCAAAGTGG AGTTCGAGGTTAACATCGTTGTGCTGCTTCACCCTGAGCACCTCATCACAGAGAACTTCCCGCTGAAGCTCTGCAGGGTGTAG